The genomic region tgaaaACGTCCAGTAACAGTTCAAAGTGCgttaatataaatgacttgtaaagacttgtataaaaaaatacttgtatgtggagaattattcatattattttacccaaatataattgataaataGAAAGATCTTTTTAGATGAGatattcaaacataaaattacttttactttttcataagatctttttaaaaaagataactcaaaaaagatcttttcttaaaagctcacccaaatAAACCCTTTCACGATGACTGACTCAAGAAGATTAATCAAATCAGGATCTTGCCCACCTGTTCCTCTTCCTTCCTCACGTGGGTAAGACtctctctttttccttctttctttttgccACCCCTAATCTTTATCCCTTACTTTCTAGCTTTTCCTAATGTCATTTCTTCCTCGGATATTTCAATTATCCAGAGGTCATTGCTGCTCTCCTCAGTTCCTTGGTTCTTTCTACTCTCATCTCCCTTGTTTGGTTCCCCACGCGCTCCTTCTTCTTCGTTTGGCACCTGCTGCCATTCTTCCCTCCATTTTTGCAGTGGTCGTCAGTGCTTAACTTAGCTGTGTATTTGGGCTTAGAAGGATCCCAGCAAGTCATCTCTAAGGGTCTGTTACAGTTTTTCTTTTCATGCCCTATAATACCATAATTGAAGCAAGGGCACGGATTCGGTACGCGGGTATACATAGCGCACCGAAACACCATTTTCATGTTTGGCACACCGGTCAGCCGAATGAGGCAAGAATAAAAATGCATATTTTTGGTGGGTCTTTTCCACAATTTCGTATAAGTTAGGGGGGTcacttttagaatttttaaaatgaatACACTTAACTTAATGGTCAGAATTAGTTGGACACCCAGCATTTGGTTAACAACTAACCCAGCCCAGGTTATTACTACCGCTAACTTCCTCCTCCAGCCCAGGTTCTCTTCCTCCCCTTCCCCTCCGTGGCTCCGTCGCAATCGCACCGTCCATTCCATTGACTCCACCGCCGCTAACTCCTTCTCCTCCCGACTCAGCTTAACTCCTTCTCTTCCCGACTCAGCTTAACTCCTTCTCCTCACCACTCACCGACGGTGATTTCGGCAGCATCTTGTTCCAACAACTCATCCGACGAGATTCGGAGATCTTGAACCACGATACGCTATTTTTCCTTGGGATTGAGAAAGTGTTCAGTGTTAACGAGTCTGTTCAGGCGGATCCAAGCCCACAAACAGCCTCACCTCTGACGACGACGGAGCCTGATTTGCATTGTCGGTTGTCTTCGGCAGTTGATGGCTTCGCCATCTCCATCAATGGAAAGAAGGTACCCGTTGTATTATCACCCTTCACTTGATTTACAAATATCCCCCTTTTTCTTCATCATAGGACTGCAATTTTCTTTGGAGGACATCCCCCAATTTTGCGTGTTTCGCTAAATTACCGTATTGTTACTGTTTGGCACAGGGTTGCCGGGGATGAAGATACCACTGGGGGCGTGCGCATTGCCGATGAAGCAGAAATGTCTGACAGAGCAGACCACGGAGTTGGATCGTTTGAGGGCGAAGGCTCTGTAGGGATGGAGTCGGACGAGTACGACTTTCAGGAAGATGAAACAGAACACGACCATCATGCAGAGGCCGATGTCGACAATGGGATGCGGTTGAATTGGAAGACAGTTTGGACGGCGCCGGAGGAATGTCTCACAATTATGCGGAAGACGAGTTTTACGCTATTGATTCAGTGGAGTCGATAGGTTGGATTGATTTTTTGAGCTTGAGTGAGGAGGATGTTCTCCGGTTTAATTTCGCAAATGTTGACATTGCATTTGAGTTCTACCAGCAATATGCAAAGCACCATGGCTCCGGCGCGAGACGTTCCAGAAGCGAAAAACGCGGCGAAGTAAGGATACGTCAGGAGTTCGTGTGCCACCGACAAGGGTTCCGATCCCCAAAGTTCTACTCGATGCCTAACCGGCAAAAGAGGCCGAGGGCCGAGACACGGTGTGGATGCCCTGCAAGGATGCTACTCCGCATGGATGATGAATCAGGACGTTGGCACGTTGTGTACTTTTCAAACGCGCATAACCACCACGTTCTTGAGTTGCGATTTTCTTCCATGCTCCCAGGCCATCGGAAGATGAGCGAAGCGGACATCGAGCAGATGAACGACATGCGCAAAGGGGGCATTGGTGTCTCCCGAATCCACGGTTTTATGGCGAGCCTAGCCGGCGGGTATCATAATGTCCCGTACACAACAAGGGACATGCACAATGTAAATGCGAAGCAACGAAGGGAGGGTGGCCTAGACGCGGAATCGTGTCTAAGGTATCTCCGAGAGTGCAAGACAAATGATCCAGCACTATACTACAAGGAAGTTGTTGACGGTGAGGGCGTGTTGCAACATTTGTTTTGGTGTGACGGCACGAGCCAAATTGATTACCAGGTGTTTGGAGACGTGGTTGCATTTGATGCAACGTACAAGAAAAATGTTTACCTTTCACCTCTTGTAGTATTCTCCGGTGTGAATCACCACAACCAAACGGTTGTCTTTGCCGCTGCACTGGTGGCAGACGAGAAAGAAGAGACCTATGTCTGGCTGCTTCAACAGTTGCAAACTTCAATGAAAGGGAAGGCTCCCGTTTCCATAATAACCGACGGTGACAGGCAAATGAAGTCTGCGATTGAGCAAGTTTTTCCAGAGGCTCACCATCGACTCTGCGCTTGGCATCTACTCCGAAACGCCACTAGCAACATCGGAAAGCCCAAATTTACCAGGATGTTTAGGGATTGCATGCTTGGCGACTATGAGGTCCGAACATTCCAGAGAAAGTGGTTTGAGATGGTTGAGAAATTTGGCGTCGCCGATAAAAGATGGGTACAGGACATGTACGAGAGAAGGCACAGTTGGGCCACAACACACATACGGGGAAAGTTCTTTGCCGGATTTCGAACAACATCAAGGTGCGAGGGCTTGCACGCTGTGATATCACGGTATGTTAAGTCTCGATACAGCTACACTGAGTTTTTACATCATTTCCATCGATGCTTGATGTTCGTGCGTGCAAAGGAGGTGGAGGCTGATTTCGAGTGTGCAAAGGGTGACCCTGTTATGAGCACAAACCTGAAACAGCTGGAGCGGAGTGCAGCCGATAACTACACTCGTACAATATTCTATTTGTTTGTTCCCATTCTTGATAGGGCCTGTGCAATGAGGGTGGTTGACTCTGAAGACAACGGTTCCTATTTTATCCACACCGTCTCTCGATATGGCACTCCGGGAAAGGATTGGCGTGTTGTTGCAACGTCTGATATGAGGGAGGCCCGATGCACGTGCATAAGAATAGAATGTTTCGGAGTCACCTGCGAACATATAATTGCGGTGCTTGTTCTTAACAATGTTCATGAGATCCCGAGGTCTCTGATATTGTCGAGAAGGACCAAGGATACAAAACTTGTGGCGGTGCAGTCGATGGGCGTGATTTGGGATTCTGTACAACTGACGCAACACTGGTGCCTGATGGATTGGTACCGGAAAGTGTGCAAGATTGCATGTCACAGCACTGAAAAGTTCCAGTTTGCAAGAGACATTGCCATGCTGATGCTAAATCACTTCGAGAACGAAGATGCAGGGGACACCAGTTTTCCACCCGAGGGGCCACCTACTGAGGGTGGCAGAGGCCTGGCGCGAAATCCACCCAGGCGCAATACAAAGGGTAACGGTGCTCATGGTGGAAAAAAAACCCAGCGATGTCGTTTGTGCCGGGAGGTGGGACACAACAGGACGACGTGTCCGGACCGCCGCACAATGGAGTCATCTGGCACAGTTGCAGATGACATGGATTTGATGGACATTGACAAGGTGGGTTAGTCACTTTATAGATGATCTAGTTAAGATTTCTGCCTTGTTAAATGGTTCTAATCATTTGTTTTTTATATTGGTGTCAGCTCTATGATAACCTATCTGGCAATCTGTATGCGACCGCGGAGATTCCTTCATTCCAATGCTCCGATAGTGACACGCAGGCTGGGTTTGCTAACAGCGACTTCGCTGGGACCAACACGTCCGTGCCAGTCATGTCTCTCGCCGATTGAGCAAAGGGGCCTACAGTCGTCACAACCGTGTGCTCTAGATATAACAGATTTTAATCGGGATTCAAGAAGTGGAGGTGTGAAGTGGTGTCATGCGAATAGCTGCAAATCCATTGTCAAACCTGATGTATTATTAATCGCTCGTTGTCGACCCTTTTGTTGAACCGGACATGGTAGTTAGGGGCATCTTTATAGCGATTCTATGTGTAGTGGATATTTTGTATGTATGGTAAGTGGATATTTTGTATGTAACGTTTATGTGGATATTTTGGTTGTAACGTTCACTGGATATTCAGATGGACGTCTCCTAAAAAAACTCCCTTCGTCCGCCTCTTTGCAGTAGACATTCGGAACTAGTTACGTCTTGTACTAGCTTGTGTGCTAgttggaaaatgcatgtggttCAATCGCGGTTTTGAAATTCTTTGTAAGGGATCCTGGCTTCTGGATGTAATTTAAAACACATGCTTAAAACACCGGACGTAATGAATAAAATGCACTAAATGAAACACGGCAACAAATCTGAATCAATACTAAATGAAGCACGGCAACAACTCTGAATCAATAAACAACCACTACTAATTCTCATTTTTAGGGTATTAACAAATCAGTGTGaagtttcaaaattcaaaattcaaacatACAAAAAGTAGGTGAAGTGAATCGAATTACATTCAAGCTACACATCTTAAAATTACATTCAAACTTTACAGGCACTAATTGACATACATTTCTAATATTGGGAGATCAGTCTATTTGCAATGCTATGCGCACATTAACAACAGAAACGATTATCGTGTTTATCATCTGAAGCATAAGTTAATGAGGGCAAGGTAGAATTGTATGCCTGGAAATATAATGTAGATTAAAGATACAGATGTATGAACATGCAGCTTGCATCATTGTATTTGACAAACTGAGGCAAGAAAACACCATGGACCGATCTAGTTACTTGGATTGTGTTGGGGGGCGGTGGCTGGGGGTGTTTAGGATATAGGAGTTCTCAATATATATGCAGTCAGTAGTCCTGCGGCGCCAGCCGCTCGAAGACACACACATGGCTGTGTCTTAGTTGGCATGCAGTTGCTAAGGCACACCAGCCCATTCCAAAATATCCGTTCGTCCTCCCGATATAGTGCGTATACTGAACGGTCCACGCGCCCCTCTCGTTGGTAATCGAAATTGGGCTATCCTCGTATACTCCCGGCAGAGGGGGGACATTCGGCTGAAAACGAGGACATATTTTTTAGGGTGAGAGCAATGAAATAATTGAATAGAACAATAGCACCGGAAATAGTTGCCTTCAAAAATAACTGTCGGGAGACTTACGAGAAAACGGGTTGCTAGTCTGTGCACGATTGGACTGACAAAGAAGGGATTGGTTGATCTGAACCCATCGGCTATGTGCCTTGAATTGGGGGCCGTCGGATAGCTTATACAAGTGGAGTCCATCCCCGGCTCGGCATGGGCCAAGTAGTTGATTTCCATTGTATGACCGTTAAAGAACATGACATACATGGTGTTTTGAACTTCGTGATAACGGAACAGCACCAGCCACTGATCCCTTAGGCCGTAGTGTTCCCAGACAGCGTCCCATCCTCCATGAAGCACGATCCTTCCATTAGGTTCCATATTCTAGCCCACGCGATGACGATGTCCTGTAGGAGTGGTTAGGGTCAGAGGTCGCGGTAGGGACCGGTCATAATCCCACGAGAACCGTAGCGGGAGCATCTGTAGCGGatggtgaaaaaaaaaaggtttacaATGTGTCACACATGGATGGATTGATGATTGCAGGTAGTAAAGGAATTGAAATTGGCGTCTATACCAGTGTATCAGGGTCGTTCACCAGGATTATCGTGAAGAACTGGACTGTATAGTTGCCATGTGCGGGTATTGCTGGAAGACTTCTGTTTCGCAAGTTTCTGGTACAACGTAAAACAACATAAAACAAACGCCTTAGCCGAGTGCATACAGAAATCCCGCTAGAATAATCTTGTTACCTTCCATAGTTGATCTCGTAGTATCTTGTGTCATGGATGACCACATAGAAAAACTTTGGTTGGTGATACGAAAATAGCATTGTGTTACCGATTTGAAGATGGTAGTGTTCGTAAAAGGCTCGCCACCCTCCGGTGAAGATGATTCGATGCGGATGCTCCTCCTCGACAACCCACGAGATGCTCCATGACTGACCATTTGTGGTGCTTACCTCGACGGCGTTGCTCATGTTTTCCTGGACAACGTTGGTGAAGTGCGCCGGCATTCTCTGCACGAGTAAGAAATCGATATTGATGTGGGCTTGCATGCGGGCCTTGGGGATAGGGTAGTAGAACAAAAAAAACTGAAAACTTATAAATTGATTCTCCGTGTTGGGGATTATGAATCTGAAGAAGCGGAAATCAGCGAGCGTCGGCATTGTGATACCTCGGCTGTGATTTCTTTGATGGTTTCCGGTTCTTTACTGCCGGAAGCTTTTGAGACTCCAACAATGGCTTCCCTTCTTCGAAAAGTTTGCGTTTTTTTTTTGGTAACTGAGAAACGTACGCGCGTTAAATAGGCGAAACAACTCCCgcctttttaagttttttttttaataaataaccaTTAAACCTGATTAGACTGAGCATTAATGAGGAATTAATGTTGGTGCAATTACCAAGGGCAATAATCGGATTTCAAAAAAAGTGCTAACCACCGAATGAGTTCAAGATTTAAACAAAGCCTTAATCTAATGTTATCATCCATTCCATTGCGTGGGTTAGTGAATAGTCACTTCGTATTGGCAGCCTTGCCTTGGCGATGGATGGACGAATTGATGTAGGCGATGGAAGCAAGTAAGTTGTTCATAATtacatttttttgtatatttacggtttttaaattttttttcctgGAACAtaactttgttttttttttgtcatgttggaaaataacatttttttttacttGGTGTTGGGCCAGAGAAACTGACTCGACCCAAAACCCAAAAACCGAACTCGCATAGCGACCCAACCCCTAATGCCCGACCCTAATCGAAGCTACTCTCCTCTTCATCGAAGGCAAAACTCCTCGCTCCGCCCATGTCAACTCCACCTCCGACAGAAGCTCGGAAGACTTGAAAAACTTAATGCATGGTGGCGATGACACGGCCGATCATCCTCAACGAAGATGCATGCTGGAAAATAACATTATATAACATAAAGGGGCCCCACATAAAGATACAATAACAGTAATAAGATGTAGGGCCCTAAGATGTATGGCCCATGATATAATCAGCCCACGAAGACTGTCCATCCATGATACGATAACATAAATTTGCAATGCATGAAAAAAAAACGTTGTATTCGGCCCCTTCACACGTTTCTTAGACACGGTTCCCCCGTCTTGGCCGCTTCCGCCGTCTTCGCAAGCAATGAACCACTTTTCTCATTGCATCTTCCCATTAGCAGTGTAATTGCCATTTTGATCCTGATCTTCTCTTCGTCCAGCTGCAATGGTCAATGCGGCGTTTATTAGAGACACACATTGCAATTGCATTCTACCTGTATGCATGCATTAACTTACAATTGGCAACACCGCGTGGGTGAACCTCCGTCCCATTGCTATCCACTGCATGACCCAAATGTCAGAGTCTGTACTGCTGCTGGTTTTTGGCA from Arachis ipaensis cultivar K30076 chromosome B02, Araip1.1, whole genome shotgun sequence harbors:
- the LOC107627153 gene encoding protein FAR1-RELATED SEQUENCE 5-like, encoding MASPSPSMERRVAGDEDTTGGVRIADEAEMSDRADHGVGSFEGEGSVGMESDEYDFQEDETEHDHHAEADVDNGMRLNWKTVWTAPEELESIGWIDFLSLSEEDVLRFNFANVDIAFEFYQQYAKHHGSGARRSRSEKRGEVRIRQEFVCHRQGFRSPKFYSMPNRQKRPRAETRCGCPARMLLRMDDESGRWHVVYFSNAHNHHVLELRFSSMLPGHRKMSEADIEQMNDMRKGGIGVSRIHGFMASLAGGYHNVPYTTRDMHNVNAKQRREGGLDAESCLRYLRECKTNDPALYYKEVVDGEGVLQHLFWCDGTSQIDYQVFGDVVAFDATYKKNVYLSPLVVFSGVNHHNQTVVFAAALVADEKEETYVWLLQQLQTSMKGKAPVSIITDGDRQMKSAIEQVFPEAHHRLCAWHLLRNATSNIGKPKFTRMFRDCMLGDYEVRTFQRKWFEMVEKFGVADKRWVQDMYERRHSWATTHIRGKFFAGFRTTSRCEGLHAVISRYVKSRYSYTEFLHHFHRCLMFVRAKEVEADFECAKGDPVMSTNLKQLERSAADNYTRTIFYLFVPILDRACAMRVVDSEDNGSYFIHTVSRYGTPGKDWRVVATSDMREARCTCIRIECFGVTCEHIIAVLVLNNVHEIPRSLILSRRTKDTKLVAVQSMGVIWDSVQLTQHWCLMDWYRKVCKIACHSTEKFQFARDIAMLMLNHFENEDAGDTSFPPEGPPTEGGRGLARNPPRRNTKGNGAHGGKKTQRCRLCREVGHNRTTCPDRRTMESSGTVADDMDLMDIDKLYDNLSGNLYATAEIPSFQCSDSDTQAGFANSDFAGTNTSVPVMSLAD